From one Humulus lupulus chromosome 8, drHumLupu1.1, whole genome shotgun sequence genomic stretch:
- the LOC133796366 gene encoding glyoxylase I 4, translating into MKDNAQNPLLLKSLNHISLVCRSLEESIDFYQNILGFVPIRRPGSFDFDGAWLFGHGIGIHLLQSENPESMTKKSEINPKDNHISFQCESMGAVEKKLTEMGIKYVRAKVEEGGIHVFQLFFHDPDGFMIEICDCDNLPVIPLAGEMARSCSRINLQILGQQTLQPQPVVQLCSATTNH; encoded by the exons ATGAAGGACAACGCGCAAAATCCTCTGCTTTTGAAATCCTTGAACCACATCTCTCTTGTGTGTAGATCACTCGAGGAATCCATTGATTTTTATCAGAATATTCTTGGCTTTGTTCCTATTAGGAGACCCGGTTCATTTGATTTTGATGGAGCATG GCTATTTGGTCATGGAATTGGAATACATCTTTTGCAGTCTGAGAATCCGGAGAGCATGACGAAGAAGAGTGAAATTAATCCCAAGGATAATCATATTTCCTTCCAG TGCGAGAGCATGGGAGCAGTGGAGAAAAAGCTCACAGAAATGGGAATAAAGTACGTGAGAGCGAAGGTAGAAGAAGGTGGAATCCATGTGTTCCAATTATTCTTTCACGACCCAGATGGCTTCATGATCGAAATATGTGACTGTGACAACCTACCGGTCATCCCATTGGCAGGCGAGATGGCTCGGTCGTGCTCCCGTATCAACCTCCAGATCTTGGGCCAGCAGACATTGCAACCACAGCCAGTCGTACAGCTTTGCAGTGCTACCACAAACCACTGA
- the LOC133796364 gene encoding uncharacterized protein LOC133796364, whose amino-acid sequence MKNSTNYMPPVRQYATIPNDKGEGVREKGVYSTTSFNAVEKKETTSSSHGNKLESKVSMDINESADAFIKKFRQQLLIQRLDSIDNYQQMLARGL is encoded by the coding sequence ATGAAGAACAGCACTAATTACATGCCTCCGGTTCGCCAATATGCCACAATTCCAAACGACAAAGGAGAAGGAGTTAGAGAGAAGGGAGTGTATAGTACGACGTCGTTTAATGCTGTAGAGAAGAAAGAAACGACAAGCAGTAGTCATGGGAATAAGCTAGAGAGTAAGGTGTCGATGGATATCAATGAAAGCGCCGATGCGTTCATCAAAAAGTTTAGGCAACAGCTCTTGATTCAGAGGCTCGATTCCATTGATAATTACCAGCAAATGCTTGCTAGAGGCCTCTAA